In a single window of the bacterium genome:
- a CDS encoding enoyl-CoA hydratase/isomerase family protein: protein MKTMPEPAPAALEPREPAEFHFQDILYEKRDWVARVTINRPKVYNAYRAHTLVEMRDAFRDASYDDGVAVLVLTGAGDRAFCTGGDVAEYAGEYTRRPRDYWKYMTLFIEAHDALRNIGKPTIARLNGIVAGGGNEWNMDCDLAVAADDVTIRQVGTKVGSVAAGGATQWLPIMIGDRRAREMLLTCEPVTARQALEWGLVNRVVPRSELDAAVDTLCQNLIDKFPECLRYTKQQLNFWKDLPWHLTAGHARDWLSLHFASREPWEGMTAFVDKRPVDYRALRARARDGEATESVWGPPTGTCPACGARGLPEEMAFCGHCGQKL, encoded by the coding sequence ATGAAGACCATGCCCGAGCCGGCTCCCGCAGCCCTGGAGCCGCGGGAGCCGGCGGAGTTTCACTTTCAGGACATCCTCTATGAGAAGCGCGACTGGGTGGCGCGGGTCACGATCAACCGGCCGAAGGTCTACAACGCCTACCGGGCGCACACCCTCGTCGAGATGCGCGACGCCTTTCGCGACGCCTCCTACGACGACGGGGTCGCCGTGCTGGTGCTTACCGGCGCGGGGGACCGGGCGTTCTGCACCGGCGGGGACGTCGCGGAGTACGCCGGCGAGTACACCCGGCGGCCGCGCGACTACTGGAAGTACATGACCCTCTTCATCGAGGCGCACGACGCGCTGCGCAACATCGGCAAGCCCACGATCGCCAGGCTGAACGGGATCGTGGCGGGCGGCGGCAATGAGTGGAACATGGACTGCGACCTCGCGGTGGCCGCGGATGACGTCACCATCCGGCAGGTGGGCACGAAAGTCGGCAGCGTCGCGGCGGGCGGCGCCACGCAGTGGCTGCCGATCATGATCGGGGACCGGCGGGCCCGCGAGATGCTCCTCACCTGCGAGCCCGTCACCGCGCGGCAGGCGCTCGAGTGGGGCCTCGTCAATCGCGTGGTGCCGCGGAGCGAGCTCGACGCGGCCGTCGACACGCTCTGCCAAAACCTCATCGACAAGTTCCCGGAGTGTCTCAGGTACACCAAGCAGCAGCTGAACTTCTGGAAAGACCTCCCCTGGCACCTGACCGCGGGCCACGCCCGGGACTGGCTGAGCCTGCACTTCGCCTCCCGCGAGCCCTGGGAAGGCATGACGGCGTTCGTCGACAAGCGGCCGGTCGACTACCGGGCGCTGCGTGCGCGGGCGCGCGACGGCGAGGCGACGGAATCGGTCTGGGGCCCGCCGACGGGCACGTGTCCGGCGTGCGGGGCGCGCGGCCTGCCCGAGGAGATGGCGTTCTGCGGCCACTGCGGACAGAAGTTGTAG
- a CDS encoding TIGR04053 family radical SAM/SPASM domain-containing protein translates to MTMHPTVRHPAIDVSQRPFMVIWEVTRACDLACQHCRAEAAPLPHRDELTTAEAQTLIDQVAGFGSPPPLFIMTGGDPIKRPDLVRLIEHAVARRLPVALSPSATPLLTSQAIADVKAAGAVAMSLSLDGDTRATHDAFRGVSGVFERTLDAWDAALRYGLKVQINTTVTGGNVMALPGIARMVRERGAMAWSVFFLVPVGRGNGLPQINAAECEDVLHFLYDVGAGLPVKTTEGHHFKRIVLQRAILERRGIGPASVLTFGPLYHALRTMLGPWPAGTGRRRTPMDVNAGRGFVFVSHTGSVHGSGFMPLPAGNVRRRPLGEIYRDSPLLRVLRDPASWHGRCARCEFRDVCGGSRSRAYASTGDPTGDDPLCAYVPGSFPFAADLAAALQ, encoded by the coding sequence ATGACCATGCATCCTACCGTCCGCCACCCTGCGATCGACGTCTCGCAGCGGCCCTTCATGGTGATCTGGGAAGTGACGCGCGCGTGCGACCTCGCCTGCCAGCACTGCCGGGCGGAAGCGGCGCCGCTCCCCCATCGCGATGAGCTGACGACCGCGGAGGCGCAAACCCTGATCGACCAGGTGGCGGGCTTCGGATCCCCCCCGCCACTGTTCATCATGACCGGCGGCGATCCGATCAAGCGGCCGGATCTGGTGCGTCTGATCGAACACGCGGTCGCGCGCCGCCTGCCGGTCGCCCTCTCGCCGTCGGCGACGCCGCTGCTGACCAGTCAGGCGATCGCGGACGTGAAGGCGGCCGGCGCCGTCGCCATGTCCCTCAGTCTCGACGGGGACACCCGGGCGACCCACGACGCGTTTCGAGGCGTGTCCGGCGTGTTCGAGCGCACCCTCGACGCGTGGGACGCGGCGCTCCGCTACGGGCTCAAGGTGCAGATCAACACCACGGTGACCGGCGGCAACGTCATGGCGCTGCCCGGCATCGCCCGGATGGTCCGCGAGCGCGGGGCGATGGCCTGGAGCGTCTTCTTCCTCGTCCCGGTCGGGCGGGGGAACGGCCTGCCGCAGATCAACGCGGCGGAGTGCGAGGACGTGCTGCATTTCCTCTACGACGTCGGGGCCGGGCTGCCGGTCAAGACGACCGAGGGGCACCACTTCAAGCGGATCGTGCTGCAGCGTGCCATTCTGGAGCGCCGCGGCATCGGCCCGGCATCCGTGCTCACGTTTGGACCGCTGTACCACGCGCTGCGGACGATGCTCGGACCGTGGCCGGCCGGTACCGGGCGGCGCCGCACGCCGATGGACGTGAACGCCGGCCGCGGGTTCGTGTTCGTCTCGCATACCGGCAGCGTTCACGGCAGCGGGTTCATGCCGCTGCCCGCCGGAAACGTCCGGCGCCGCCCGCTCGGCGAGATCTATCGCGACAGTCCGCTCCTGCGCGTGCTGCGCGATCCCGCGTCGTGGCACGGCCGCTGCGCCCGCTGCGAGTTTCGCGACGTCTGCGGCGGCTCGCGCTCCCGGGCCTACGCGTCGACGGGCGATCCCACCGGCGACGACCCGCTGTGCGCGTACGTGCCCGGCAGCTTCCCGTTCGCCGCCGATCTGGCCGCGGCGCTTCAGTAG
- a CDS encoding cytochrome b N-terminal domain-containing protein — protein sequence MTPSSRWKRLWTAVDARLALHNFLYEVPAYANTLPYVLGAITLAGLVILVGTGILLGQFYVPDPGAANQSIRAIITQVPAGEVIRGIHIWAAHLTVIVLLLHVIRVYATGAYRFPREANWAVGVALLATMLALFYTGTVLRWDQLGIEALEHNTAFAALLGVFGGWFSPAFSSHVPLLTRLYMAHVSLLPMLFFILLVTHIYLVRQHGISAALVRSEPAAVRYTFAQHLKKAAGYGCIMLGLALALSVIFPDGEGAAPVSGIEVTKPPWLFLPLYGLENLFGLQGLWGAVIFFLWLLAVPILDRGRAPGWSGRRRALAAGAAVMAALTGLGMFAWLTQPVAHFH from the coding sequence ATGACGCCGTCGTCCCGCTGGAAACGATTGTGGACGGCGGTGGACGCCAGGCTGGCGCTTCACAACTTCCTCTACGAGGTTCCGGCCTACGCGAACACGCTGCCGTACGTCCTGGGCGCGATCACGCTCGCCGGGCTCGTGATCCTGGTCGGTACCGGCATTCTCCTCGGGCAATTCTATGTCCCCGATCCCGGCGCGGCGAATCAGAGCATCCGGGCCATCATCACCCAAGTGCCCGCCGGCGAGGTCATTCGCGGCATCCACATCTGGGCCGCACACTTGACGGTCATCGTCCTGTTGCTGCATGTGATCCGCGTCTACGCGACGGGCGCGTACCGCTTCCCGCGCGAGGCCAATTGGGCCGTAGGCGTCGCGTTGCTCGCGACGATGCTGGCGCTGTTCTATACGGGGACCGTGCTGCGGTGGGACCAGTTGGGGATAGAGGCCCTGGAGCACAACACTGCCTTCGCGGCGCTGCTCGGCGTATTCGGCGGCTGGTTCTCGCCGGCGTTTTCCAGTCACGTGCCGCTTCTCACCCGGCTGTACATGGCGCACGTCAGCCTGCTGCCGATGCTGTTTTTCATCCTGCTCGTCACGCATATCTATCTCGTCAGACAACACGGGATCTCGGCGGCTCTCGTGCGTTCCGAACCCGCCGCCGTCAGGTACACGTTCGCCCAGCACCTCAAGAAAGCGGCCGGGTACGGCTGCATCATGCTCGGCTTGGCGCTCGCGCTGAGCGTCATCTTCCCCGACGGAGAAGGCGCGGCACCCGTGTCCGGCATCGAAGTCACGAAACCGCCATGGCTCTTCCTGCCGTTGTACGGCCTCGAGAACCTCTTTGGGTTGCAGGGCCTGTGGGGCGCCGTGATCTTCTTCTTGTGGCTGTTGGCCGTCCCGATCCTAGACCGCGGTCGCGCGCCGGGATGGAGCGGCCGGCGGCGGGCATTGGCGGCGGGCGCGGCGGTCATGGCGGCCCTGACCGGCCTCGGCATGTTTGCCTGGTTGACGCAGCCGGTCGCCCACTTCCACTAA
- a CDS encoding SDR family NAD(P)-dependent oxidoreductase: MSTLRGRHAVVTGAARGIGFGIAKRLGAEGAAVTIWDVDGAQGERAAAELLGAGEAEALAVDVSDASSVDAAARETLRRHGRVDVLVNNAGIAGPNATSWEYPRDAWRRVLDIDLTGVFLCCQALVPAMLERKYGRVVNIASIAGKEGNPNASAYSAAKAGVIALTKSLGKELAGAGVLVNCVTPAAVETDIFAQMTREHIQFMLSKIPMGRFGAVEEVAALVAWLASEGCSFSTGAVFDISGGRATY; this comes from the coding sequence ATGAGCACATTGCGGGGCAGGCACGCCGTCGTCACCGGCGCAGCCCGCGGCATCGGATTCGGGATCGCGAAGCGGCTCGGCGCGGAGGGCGCGGCCGTGACCATCTGGGACGTCGACGGAGCGCAGGGTGAGCGGGCGGCCGCCGAACTGCTCGGCGCAGGCGAGGCGGAAGCGCTCGCCGTCGACGTATCGGACGCGTCGTCGGTAGATGCCGCGGCCCGCGAGACGCTTCGCCGCCACGGCCGCGTGGACGTGCTCGTCAACAACGCCGGCATCGCCGGCCCGAACGCCACGAGCTGGGAGTACCCACGGGACGCGTGGCGGAGGGTGCTCGACATCGATCTCACGGGCGTGTTCCTGTGCTGTCAGGCCCTCGTCCCCGCGATGCTCGAACGAAAGTACGGCCGCGTCGTCAACATCGCGTCCATCGCCGGCAAGGAAGGCAACCCGAACGCCTCCGCGTACAGCGCGGCGAAGGCCGGTGTGATCGCGCTGACCAAATCTCTCGGCAAGGAGCTCGCCGGCGCCGGCGTACTCGTCAACTGCGTGACGCCGGCCGCGGTGGAGACCGACATCTTCGCGCAGATGACGCGCGAGCACATTCAGTTCATGCTGTCCAAGATTCCGATGGGCCGTTTCGGCGCGGTGGAGGAGGTGGCCGCGCTCGTCGCGTGGCTCGCCTCCGAGGGGTGCTCGTTCTCGACGGGCGCGGTCTTCGATATCTCGGGGGGGCGGGCGACCTACTGA
- a CDS encoding hemerythrin domain-containing protein, which yields MTVRATQELTAEHRVIEDVLAALDRAVTDAAGTRVVPAAFLRGVVAFSRMFVDRCHHGKEERCFFPCLAKCGVPVEGGPIGVMLREHEEGRRLVGVIDDTLARHEAGSATLEDVLGACRDYVHLLRAHIAKETQVLFPIGDAVVGDEDEAGVRRCFEETDGAFGAGARDVLTRLAETRTR from the coding sequence ATGACCGTCCGCGCGACGCAGGAATTGACGGCCGAGCACCGCGTCATCGAAGACGTGCTGGCGGCGCTCGATCGCGCCGTGACGGACGCGGCCGGCACTCGCGTCGTTCCCGCGGCGTTTCTCCGGGGCGTGGTGGCGTTCAGCCGGATGTTCGTGGACCGGTGCCATCACGGGAAAGAGGAACGGTGTTTCTTTCCCTGCCTCGCGAAGTGCGGGGTGCCGGTGGAGGGCGGACCGATCGGGGTCATGCTGCGCGAACACGAGGAGGGCCGCCGGCTGGTCGGGGTCATCGATGACACCCTGGCCCGGCACGAAGCCGGCAGCGCGACGCTGGAGGACGTGCTCGGCGCCTGCCGCGACTACGTGCATCTCCTGCGCGCGCACATCGCCAAAGAGACCCAGGTCCTCTTTCCCATCGGCGACGCCGTCGTGGGGGATGAGGACGAGGCCGGCGTGCGGCGGTGCTTCGAGGAGACCGACGGCGCATTCGGGGCCGGCGCGCGCGACGTCCTCACGCGGCTGGCCGAGACCCGAACACGCTGA
- a CDS encoding plastocyanin/azurin family copper-binding protein, translating into MVTIPGDSYNPAAIVIDVGQTVTWVNKDTDPHVSTTVPGTPASFTLVHPAGKSASFTFTKAGIYPYYCLDHATFNPSLRRAVARKEADTFPVAMEGLIVVKGPGLTGSQSATMKIAGGAYAPDIAVVRAGGKVTWINEDHTAHTATFVGAGTPNLSLAAGKSGSATFAKPGVYFFYDQRGATYNSKLGLAAAKKGAPNFPIATQGYVVVL; encoded by the coding sequence ATGGTGACAATCCCCGGAGACTCGTACAATCCGGCGGCCATCGTGATCGATGTGGGACAAACCGTCACGTGGGTCAACAAGGACACCGACCCGCACGTGAGCACGACCGTGCCCGGCACGCCGGCGTCGTTCACACTCGTCCACCCGGCGGGGAAGTCGGCGTCGTTCACGTTCACGAAGGCCGGGATCTACCCCTACTACTGTCTCGACCACGCGACCTTCAACCCGAGTCTCCGGCGGGCCGTGGCGCGCAAAGAGGCGGATACGTTTCCGGTGGCGATGGAAGGGTTGATCGTGGTCAAGGGACCCGGGCTCACCGGCTCGCAGTCGGCGACGATGAAGATCGCCGGCGGCGCCTATGCGCCGGACATCGCCGTCGTGCGCGCCGGCGGCAAGGTCACGTGGATCAACGAAGATCACACCGCGCACACGGCGACGTTCGTTGGAGCCGGCACGCCAAACCTCAGCCTCGCCGCCGGCAAGAGCGGCTCGGCAACGTTCGCGAAGCCGGGCGTGTACTTCTTTTACGACCAGCGTGGCGCGACGTACAATTCGAAGCTCGGACTGGCGGCGGCCAAGAAGGGAGCGCCTAACTTCCCCATCGCCACGCAGGGCTACGTGGTGGTGCTCTAG
- a CDS encoding glucose 1-dehydrogenase — protein sequence MTAGDRVVLVTGGASGIGKAICAAFASAGGRVAVADINAAGAGEVAEAARAGMPVVMDVTDRRSVVAGVDRVVAAWGRIDVLVNAAGWDRIGRFVDSTEEFWDRVIAVNYRGMLATCHTVVPHMSGRRSGAIVNIASEAGRAGSSGEAVYSGAKGAVIAFSKALAREVARDGIRVNVVAPGLTDTPLLQGMIAAGNEKLISAIVKATPLGRLARPEEVAHAAVFLASDAASFITGQTLAVGGGLTMV from the coding sequence ATGACAGCCGGCGATCGGGTGGTTCTGGTAACCGGAGGCGCAAGCGGCATCGGCAAGGCGATCTGCGCGGCGTTTGCCTCGGCGGGCGGCCGTGTGGCCGTCGCCGACATCAACGCGGCGGGGGCCGGAGAAGTGGCGGAGGCGGCCCGCGCGGGCATGCCGGTGGTGATGGACGTCACCGACCGCCGCAGCGTCGTCGCCGGTGTCGATCGGGTGGTGGCCGCGTGGGGGCGGATCGACGTGCTGGTCAACGCGGCCGGTTGGGACCGGATCGGGCGGTTCGTGGACAGTACCGAGGAGTTTTGGGACCGCGTGATCGCCGTGAACTACCGGGGGATGCTGGCGACCTGCCATACGGTGGTGCCCCACATGAGCGGGCGGCGCAGCGGCGCCATCGTGAACATCGCCTCCGAGGCGGGGCGCGCCGGCTCGTCGGGGGAAGCGGTGTACTCCGGCGCCAAGGGTGCGGTGATCGCCTTCAGCAAGGCGCTCGCGCGCGAGGTGGCGCGCGACGGCATCCGCGTCAACGTCGTGGCGCCCGGGCTCACCGACACGCCGCTGCTGCAGGGCATGATCGCCGCCGGCAACGAGAAGCTCATCTCCGCGATCGTCAAGGCGACGCCCCTCGGCCGGCTGGCCCGGCCCGAAGAGGTCGCCCACGCCGCCGTCTTCCTCGCGTCGGACGCCGCGTCGTTCATCACCGGCCAGACGCTCGCCGTCGGCGGCGGCCTCACGATGGTATGA